A genomic window from Camelina sativa cultivar DH55 chromosome 2, Cs, whole genome shotgun sequence includes:
- the LOC104713727 gene encoding receptor-like serine/threonine-protein kinase SD1-7, translating to MDKAWRYWNEGNSLGLVDYNYLDPSLVEEEVLRSIQVGLLCVQPLVEDRPSTNSVVLMLQSPQTEIPKPKVPDYFYGRILRGEPPSMPSSSLGGQTSVNYATTSRMSAR from the exons ATGGATAAG GCATGGAGATATTGGAACGAAGGGAACTCTCTTGGTCTCGTGGACTACAATTACCTGGATCCGTCCCTAGTGGAAGAAGAGGTTCTGAGATCGATACAGGTTGGTCTCCTGTGTGTTCAACCACTTGTAGAGGACAGACCGAGCACAAATTCCGTCGTGTTGATGCTCCAAAGCCCACAAACCGAAATCCCCAAACCAAAAGTCCCCGACTACTTCTATGGTAGGATCCTCCGCGGTGAGCCCCCGTCAATGCCGTCATCTTCTTTAGGCGGACAAACCAGCGTGAACTATGCCACTACTTCAAGGATGAGTGCGCGGTGA
- the LOC104713735 gene encoding S-locus-specific glycoprotein S13-like, translating into MRAPLCVTSVFFFLFCFLYELSSSKSVLYSPESLTVSSNQTLVSPGNVFELGLFKPNESISRWYLGIWYKEDPKRTSLWVANRVKPLTKPVGILKLFGNNLVLFGQDNIPVWRTNLTGGGVRSRMVAELFDNGNFVVKDFSDPEGYLWQSFDSPTDTLLPEMKLKMTTFSSQDDPRQILYPWMLDKLEEEANRAMVKDD; encoded by the coding sequence ATGAGAGCTCCACTTTGTGTCACCTCcgtattcttcttcctcttctgcttTTTAtatgagctttcttcttctaAGTCAGTACTTTACTCTCCAGAAAGTCTTACAGTCTCAAGCAACCAAACCCTTGTGTCTCCAGGAAATGTCTTCGAGTTAGGTCTCTTCAAACCCAATGAGTCCATTTCTCGTTGGTATCTTGGGATATGGTACAAGGAAGACCCAAAGAGAACTAGTTTATGGGTAGCCAACAGAGTTAAACCTCTCACCAAACCTGTCGGAATCCTCAAACTCTTCGGCAACAACCTCGTCCTGTTCGGACAAGATAATATCCCTGTATGGAGGACCAATCTGACCGGAGGAGGTGTGAGGTCTAGGATGGTGGCTGAACTTTTCGATAATGGCAACTTCGTGGTGAAGGACTTCAGCGACCCGGAAGGTTACTTATGGCAGAGCTTCGATTCTCCAACGGATACTTTACTACCAGAGATGAAACTCAAAATGACGACCTTTTCTAGTCAAGATGATCCGCGACAAATCCTTTATCCCTGGATGTTGGATAAGCTTGAGGAAGAAGCTAACCGAGCAATGGTTAAAGATGATTAG